Within the Streptomyces sp. NBC_00353 genome, the region GGGTGGTTGGTGGTCCGCTGCAAGGCTGGCGAGAGGCGGTCGCAGGAGCGGAACTGTCTCGGCCGGCAGCTCCCCGAGAAACGCCAGGGTGATGTGCCAGTCCTCGATGCGGTTCCACCGCATGTGAGGGTGTGTGTCATAGGCGGGGCGCAGCTCCCGGGCTAGTTCTTCTTTCGCGTGGTCGGGCGGGGCGAGGGCGATGAACACGCGAACGGTCGCGCGCTGAGTCTGATCGTTCACACCGGACTTCGTACCGCACCCGGGTGGTGGATGCGACGGCGCAGGTACTGCAGGAGAGACGCTCGCGGTGCCGAGGAAGCCGATGTCCTGCCGACCCCGAGGGCAACGAGTTCTGTCTCCTGCGCACGCAGCTGAAGCCCATCTGACGTCCCGCCACATCGAAACCGCGCGCTGTCGCGGACGGCCGCCGTGGTGGAACCCAATGATTGCCCGAGGACGCAGCCGGCTTCGTCTCGTCGCTGTGACGATCGAGACGGCTGTCTATCCGTGGTCCGGACTTGGCTGGGCGGTGTCGTTCGAGGTTGTTGCGGGTCTGGTGTGGAGGACTTCGCGGGCCTGTTCGGCGGCGCGGGTGATGCTTTCGCTGATGAAGTCGAGGAAGCGGGCGATGTTCTCCAGGCGGGTGGCGGCGGGGGTGTGGGGGCCGAGGACGGCGACGCCTTGGCGTGCGGTTTCGACGAGCTGGTCGTTGGCCCGGGCGCTGGCGATCGTCGCCTGGTAGAAGAGTTCGTCGTCGACGACGTAGCGGTCGCGGCGGCGTTCGTCGCGTTCTCGGCGGACGAGGCTCTGGCTCTCCAGGAAGGCGATCGCTTTGGAGATGGACGCCGGGCTGACCTGGAGGCGCTGGGCGAGCTGGGACGCGGTGAGGCTGCCCGCGTCGGTGGTGAACAGGCAGGTCAGCACCCGGGCCGCCATCTTCGACAGGCCCGAAGCCATGAGGACGGTGGTGAACGTCTCCTCGTACTCGGCCACGGCCTCGGCGTCGCGCCCGTGCGCCTGGGGGACTGACTCCGGACCCCGGGAGGAGGCGGGCCTGCGCCGGTGGGCGCGGCGTTCGGTGGCGCGGTGGGCCAGGTCGGCGCGGTAGGCGGTGGGGCCGCCGTTGCGCATCACCTCACGCGTGATCGTCGAGGTCGGACGGTCGAGGCGCCGGGCGATCTCGGCGTAGGGGAGGCTGTCGGCCAGCCCCAGCGCGATCTGCTGGCGTTCCTGCTGGGTGAGTCTGCCTCCCGGCATCGCGATCTCCTTGGTGATCCTCCGTGGCGGTCCCTGACCCCCCACTATAGCGTTCACTTCTCATCCATTGCAATGATCAGGGCAATCGTCGTTGCGTTACCCTCAAGGTCGTTGCAACAGTTTCCCGGTATCCACCTGCGTGAATGTCAATTCTATGCAACAGGTACGTTGTCGGATTCTTGAAAGCAACGTAGCGTTTCCAGTGTCAGAAACAACGAGCGAGCACGGGAGAACACGATGCAGAAGTTCGACACCCCCGCCCCGATCTCCGCCGTCCTGGACATCCCCGCCGGACGCATCCAGTTCATCGCCGCAGACCGCGCCGACACCACCGTCGAGGTCCTGCCCGCCACCCCCTCCAAGAGCCGCGACACCAAGACCGCCGAGCAGACAGCCGTCGCCTACGCCGACGGCGTCCTGCGGATCACGGCCCCGACCCCCGACAACCAGCTCTTCGGCCCCTCCGGATCCCTGGAGATCACCGTCCAGCTGCCCGCCGGCTCCCGCATCGAGGTCAAGACCGCCGGCGCCGAGCTCCGCGGCGTCGGACGCCTCGGCGACATCGCCTTCGAAGGCGCGTACCGCCAGATCAAGATCGACGAGGCCGCGAGCGTCCACCTCACCGCGATCGACGGCGACGTCGAGATCGGCCGGCTGGGCGGCCCCGCGGAGATCAGCACCGCAAGGGGCGACATCCGGATCACCGAGGCCGTACGCGGCACGGTCGTGCTCCGCACCCGGTCCGGCAACATTTCGGTCGCCGCCGCCGCCGGCGTCTCGGCCGCCCTGGACGCCGGCACCGACTACGGCCGCGTCAGCAACGCCCTCAAGAACGATGGCACCACCGAACTCGACATCCGCGCCACCACCTCCCGCGGCGACATCACCGCCCGCAGCCTCTGAAGAAGCAGAACCAGGACGATCCGGCAGGGCCCACCGCGATCGAGAACCCTCGGTCGTCGCCGAGAACACGGCCGTTTGTCCCAAGGTGCCCGCAATCCACGTACGGGGCCTGGAGAAGCCGTACAAGACGCTCTCACACGACCAGGGGGAACACATGACGAAGACAGCACTTCCTCGACCAGTTCGAAGTGGACCGGCATAGTGCCGGTTGACGATACGGCCCCTGATCTTGGCCAGTGCTCCGGCCCTCAGGACTCTGCTGAGGGATGCGTGATTCGGGCAGGGCTGGATCGTCGGTTCTCCACGATTGTTGTGGTCTTGAGTGGGAGGGCCGAGAGAGATGTCGCTGGAGCCACGGGCTGATCAGGGGGTGCCGGAGCCGACGGCCCGGGTGGTGCGGGCAGCGTTCCCGAAGGGAACGCTGCCGGTGCGGATCCGGGAGGCGTTGGGCCCGCTGTGTGAGGACGAGGCGTTCGCCAGGGCGTTCGCCGTCCGGGGACGT harbors:
- a CDS encoding helix-turn-helix domain-containing protein; protein product: MPGGRLTQQERQQIALGLADSLPYAEIARRLDRPTSTITREVMRNGGPTAYRADLAHRATERRAHRRRPASSRGPESVPQAHGRDAEAVAEYEETFTTVLMASGLSKMAARVLTCLFTTDAGSLTASQLAQRLQVSPASISKAIAFLESQSLVRRERDERRRDRYVVDDELFYQATIASARANDQLVETARQGVAVLGPHTPAATRLENIARFLDFISESITRAAEQAREVLHTRPATTSNDTAQPSPDHG
- a CDS encoding DUF4097 family beta strand repeat-containing protein is translated as MQKFDTPAPISAVLDIPAGRIQFIAADRADTTVEVLPATPSKSRDTKTAEQTAVAYADGVLRITAPTPDNQLFGPSGSLEITVQLPAGSRIEVKTAGAELRGVGRLGDIAFEGAYRQIKIDEAASVHLTAIDGDVEIGRLGGPAEISTARGDIRITEAVRGTVVLRTRSGNISVAAAAGVSAALDAGTDYGRVSNALKNDGTTELDIRATTSRGDITARSL